The DNA region TGACACTTAGGAATGAGAATTGATTAACGGTCATCACTTCCTGGCATGAACATAGTCTACAAAGTAAAACTGGGGTTCTAGCCAGAGTTTTAGCCAGGTATAGAGGCCAAGACCCAGTAAGGCTGAAATGGCCAGGGGAAGGCCAAGCCGCAGCCGCAGGGGGTCGGGGAGCTGGGCCGCGATCGCTACAGCAATTGCAAAGTATCCCAGCAATCCCCATTGCAGTCGATGAATGATGGCGAGTGCCCGACGGCAACTGTGACAAATGAGGGTGTGTTGCTGGTAGCGATCGAGCAAGGCTTCCCGGCTGAGGGGAACGGTTGCCTGGGCAGGAGATCCAGGCCAGGGAATGCGGCCCTGACAGTAGCGATCAAACCAGTGACGAAATTCAATCACCAGGCGATCGGCACTGGTCGGTAGTTTGTAAGCCGCTTTCCAGGTAGAGTTCGACGAGGAATCTTGTAAATAGTGTTCTTGCAAATGGAGCAACACCATATCCCCATCCAGTACGGCATTGCGGATTTTGATATGCTCCCACCAGCGGGGAATGAGCCGTTGGAATCCGGTGGCAAAATTCCGGGGAAATTGCGCCACAATCCGGGATTTTCCAGGAGCGACGGGAATGCAGTAAGTGACCAGTCCCACTTGCCGTCCGCCCCCGAACTGGATCGCGTATTCCAGACGGCAGGGTGGTTCAAAGGTGATCTGGGCGGGAAAGTTGCCTTCTGTTTCGGCTTCAATCCGCGTTGCGGTGGAGTGTTCGATAGTGATGAGAAGGGGTTTAGCTCGATCGCGATCGCCCTGCACGCCATGATGAGCAAAGGGAACATGGGCCGGATCGGCTACATTTTCTACTAACGTCTGCCAGTCATAAGCCAACTCCCGCACCATAGATGACCAGACAAATCCCTGGCTGCGGTCTATCTGAGGAGAGAGCGGCAGAGGTTTAGAGTTAGCCATCTCTGGGGTATTGGCATCTGCCCAAACCCAGAGCAACCCATTCATTTGTTGAGTGGGTAGTCTCTTGACACAAAAACCAGCTTCATTTTTGGTAACTACATCTGGGCTTGCGGCCTGGGGAATCCATCGACAGGTGCCCTGAGCGTCAAACTGCCAGCCGTGATAACTGCACATTAACTGGCCAGTTTGGGGATCAATCCGCCCTTCACTTAACGGCGCTAACCGATGGGGGCAGTAATCTAAAAAGACGCAATATTCCGGTGCAGCCGGTGGCTTCCAGATCACGAGCCGTTGGTTGAGCAGGGTCACTGAAGTTGGCTGCTCAGGATCGAGATCTTCAACGGGGGAAAGGGGATACCACTGCTGAAAAAAGTTAAATTCTGCGTCTACCATGTCTGCCGAGATAGGTGTTGCTCATTAATGCGCTGATTCGTCCCATCAAGGGAGATGATCGCTATAAAGTAGCTAACCATTCCAGAATGGCAGGATTCACGGCATTGGGATTTTCATCGTGAGGACAGTGCCCCGTATTGGGAATTGGAATAAAGGTCAGCGGTGCAGACTCGGCGTGCTGCTTGTAAATGGTGGCTCCGGCGATCGGCGTCCAGGGGTCAGCTTCTCCCCAGATTACCAACAGCGGCACCTGGACTTTGGGCAGTAACTCGGCTGGAGTTGGGCCAGGAGGAGCGGTCAGCACAGAGGCAAAGACTCGCTGGGCACCTGGATCGCAGGAAGGTGTATAGATCAGTTCAATTAACTCATCGGTAATAGCGGTGCGATCGCAGTAGACTTGTTGCAACGTGCGGCGTAAGCGGGACTTTTGCCGGATTCGGTTAAACAGGAATGGCCCCACCAGATTAGAACTGACGACTTTGGTAAAGGTGCCCATCATCAGACGCAGGGGTAAATTGAGTTCATCCGGTCGGTGATTCAGGCCACCTGCACAGTTGAGCAGTACCCCTCCAGCAGCCACTTCTGGATGATTTGCCAGCACCATCAAACACAACAACCCTCCGATCGAGTTGCCAACTAATACGGTGGGTTCTTGAATATGCTCTGTCCAAAAATCTTTAAGCTGTTCCTGCCATAGTTCTACGGTGTAACTCAAGGCAGGCTTGTCAGACCCTCCAAAGCCTAACAAGTCGATCGCATAGACCTGATAACCAGCTGCAGCCAGGACAGGAATGTTTTTTCGCCAATGGCCGATCGCAGCTCCAAACCCATGAACCAGCAGCAGGGGACGACCTGCTCCCTGCACCGTGTATCGAATTGCGTGACCCTTCCAGTTCCAGGTCAATTTTTCCAGATCAGCAGTCGGGGTTGATTGAATCAGCACGGTTTTATTGAGCAACGCTTCTTAAACTATCTTCATAATACAAAAGCTAACCCATTCTCCAGATTTTGGGTAACGCCTGCCGGAGCAGGTGCGGTTATCCACCCCCTCTAAATAAGTTGACTATTTTTGCAAGTATCTGTTACATTTATTTACAGATTGAAACAAAAGTTTGCGAGGAAGCGTAATGACCATCCTGATTGCACTATTCGTTATCGGTTGGGTTGCCGCATCCGTTATTGGCACTATGGCCTACTTCCGGGGCGAACAAACCAAGCCCATCCACGAGCGCAACTGGCGCTCAGAGTCCTTCGAAAAGCTGGCCGAGTCCATTACAGGCAGCAAGATAGACTTCAATACCCGGGTTCCCGGCTTTGACAACCTGGACTCTTACTCCAGCAGCCTGCTCCCTGAGGCTTAAAGCCGTCCCACTGAGCTGAGTCTCCGGGTTTTTAACCCAGCGATCTCTCAGTCAAAGTCTTCAAACGTTTAGTCACGATATTTCCCACGGTACCTCTCCCCTCTGTTTCGGTGGCTTGAAACAGGGGGGCTTTTTTGTGACTTGTATCAATACCCAACCCTTTGTTCGCTCACCAATTTTTGAGGCAAACGTCAACTTCAACCCCTGGCTGAACTCACTTCAAAAACTGGGCAAATTCCCGATGATGAAAGGGTAAGCATCTATGAGGTTGCAGATTCTATGAAGCCCCCTACTTATCGACACACGATCCGGTTTCGCGGTAGCAGTCACCCCCACGGGCGGTATCAGTTACAAATCTCTGAAATCATGTCAGATGGGCAACTCTTTTACCGTGCTCAATGGGACTTTCCCACCCTGCGAACGGTTCTGGCATTCCTGAGAAAGTATTTCCCCACCAGTCAAGCGCTGACCATTATGGAAAATCAAGTAGCCGGATTTGATACAGTTCTGTCTTCTGTTGGTTTCTAAAACGAAAGGGCGATCTTGCCGAGTTACTATCACTATGTACAACAGGTTGCTCGCCACTATCAACAATTGCGGTAAATGGCACTTCCCCTGGTTTACCATCCCGATTATGTTGTGCCGTTGCCTCCCGGCCACCGTTTTCCGATGGCAAAATTCCAGTTGCTGTACGACATTTTGTTGACGGATCGAGTTGCCCGACCGGAGCAATTTCATTTACCCGGACGACCTCCGCAGGAGTGGATTGAACTGGTTCATACCCCTGATTATGTGCAGGCCTATTCTCAGGGTGCCCTGGATGCCAAAGCTCAACGCCGAATTGGCTTGCCCTGGAGTCCGGCTTTGGTGAACCGTACTTGTGTGGCGGTGGGAGGAACTATTTTGACGGCGAAGTTAGCGTTGCAACATGGGATTGCCTGTAATACCGCTGGCGGAACTCACCACGCCTTTCCCAGCTATGGATCTGGATTTTGTATCTTCAATGACCTGGCGATCGCGGCCCGTCTGCTGCAACAGCTAGGGCTGGTCAGAACCGTACTCATTGTGGATCTGGATGTGCATCAAGGAGATGGCACAGCAGCCATTTTTCAAAATGATGCTAGTGTGTTTACCTTTTCCATGCACTGTCAGGTCAACTTTCCTGGCACCAAGCAACAGAGTGATCTGGATGTGCCCCTCCCGGAAGGCATGGAGGACGAGGAGTATTTGCGAACGCTGGCCGATTACTTGCCCGATCTGCTGTCCCAGGTCAGACCAGATTTGGTGTTCTATGATGCGGGTGTCGATCCGCATCACAGCGATCGTCTGGGCAAACTGGCCCTGACCGATACCGGGCTGTTTCAGCGCGATCGCTATGTCCTCTCTAGTTGTCTCTCTCAGGGATATCCCGTAGCTTGTGTGATTGGTGGTGGCTATGCGGATGATCTATTTGCCCTGGCATATCGGCACTCCCTACTTCATCGCGCCGCCAGTGACGTTTACCACCAGGGTTCTGCTCCATTCTGCTAACAGCTAAAAGAGAATTGCACCCGATCATTGATTCAGCTATCTTGAATCCCTTTAACGGGATACTTTGATGCTTTCTTGCTGTCTCCAATTAAATCTTTATGCCTCTGAAATGGGAAAGTCCGCAAATTCCGGTATAAAAGTATAACGCTTCCATAAAGTAATACAATTTTTTCCAGTTTTTTCCCTGTTGGACACAATAGATTAGGTTTTTGTTTGCTCATTTCCTGAGTCGTCCAGTTCATGCCAGGGGCAATTTATGAACATTTTTGTGCTTTCAGAACTCTCTTCCGAAAACAATCATGTCGGCTGGTCTGTAAGCCATAGTTTAGAAGAAACCTTAGCCAGTGCCTGTCAGGCTCAGTTCATCTACCCATACTGGAACGGGCACACCTCCACCAACCTGTTCCCCGATGCGGTCGATCAGCAGGTTAGTTTTCTCAATCGCTGTCGCAATCGCTTGCTGAAGTCCTGGTATACGGTAGAAGTATGGCCAGAACTGGGGCCGGGGCTAAATATCCTGCTGGTCGTTGGCATTCGCCCCAAGTTTTTGCTCTCTATGTTTGCGCTTGGCCCGGTACTGGATCAGTTTGATCTGCGCATTGGTTATCTGCTGGATGGATTTGATCCCCGCTACATGAACCAACCGCCGCTCACCAAACTGGATCACTTATTTGTGATTAGCAATCAATTGGCGGATGAGGTGCGATCGCGCTATTCCGTCAATGTGTCCTGGTTGCCTTTAGGGATTAATACTCTGGCCTGGGGAAATTACTCGACCCATCGCTCGATCGACATCATGGGTTATGGTCGTATGAATGAGGCGGTTCATAGCCAGTTACAGCCGCATTTCAACCAGGCAGATCGCGATCGCATTTATTTTCATTCCACCTTCACCTGTACAGGGGTTGCCAATCCAAAGGAACATATTGCTTTGCAAATCAAGCTACTGAAGCGATCGAAGATTAACCTTTGTTTTGAAGCCAGCAATATCCCCCGGTTTTGTGGACACTCTCCGTTGTTATACCGCTGGCTGGAAGGATGGGCTGCTGGGAGTGCGATCGTCGGTACAAAACCCCGGGATCCAGAAGTAAGAGCACTGATGGACTGGCCGAACAGCACACTGGAGCTTCCTGCCAAGCCGGAAGAGTGGATTCCCTTCCTGGAAACCCTGCTGGATGATGAGGCGAAATTAGCTGAAATCTCTCACCGTAATTACCGGGAATGCCGATTAAGACATGATTGGCGGTATCGGTTACGCCATCTGTTCACCATGATGCATCTCCCCATGCCCCAAGCCCTGGAACAGGAACTGGCCGAAATTCGCCAGTGTTTGGGACTGAGTGAGAAAGTTCAAGACGGCCCCCGTGTGCTGGAAGAAATTCCTCAACCCGTGGAAGTGCATGAATTTCAGGGGCTGCGATCGCGGTATTAATGCTCCTTCCAGAGGGCAATTCCACCCAATAAGCCTGAAACATTGGGGACAATTTTCACTCTGGGTGGGAGTTCAAAGCTAATGCGATTGGTATTGCCGCCGCCAATGTACAGGGTGTCGTAGTTAAAGAGATTCTCTAAGGTCGCGATCGCTTTTTGCAGGTGTTCGTTCCACTTTTTCTTGCCACTGGCATCCAGGGCGGCCCGTCCCAGTTGCTGCTCATAGGTTTCGCCTTTGCGGAAGGGATGGTGGCCCATTTCCAGATTCGGTACCAGCTTGCCATCAACAAATAAAGCAGAGCCAAAGCCCGTTCCCAGAGTAATCACCAGTTCTACTCCCTGACCAGCAATGGCACCCAGCCCCTGCATATCGGCATCGTTAATTACGCGAGTGGGTTTGTTTAAGCGCTGGGTCAAAGCCTTTCCCAGATCGAACCCAATCCACTCTGGGGTCAAATTGGCGGCGGTTTCTGTAACTCCATTCCGTACCACACCAGGAAATCCAACCGATACCCGATCGAAAACTTTGTCCTTAGCCAGCGTTTCGATTAATAGTAGAACTGGCTCTGGATAAGCCGGTTGGGGAGTTTCCAGGCGATCGCGCTCACCCAACGGCATCCCCTCCTCATCCAGCACCATCACTTTGATGCCACTGCCTCCAATATCAACCGCTAATGTCTGGATTGCCATATTGGTCATTCGTCATTGGTCAACTGATTGGCCCGTGGCTCGTGGTTTGTGACGCATGAGCCAAAGTTCATTTTGAGTTGCTCCGTCATCTCCCTCACCTTTAGCTTCCCCAGCTTTCCTACCTCCCCCATCTTCTCGCGTTCCTCGTACTCCGTGCCACTTCAATCCACCCATCCCAGATCCTTCTCAGAGAGATGACCCGGAGCAGGCCCAGCGGGAAAGACGGGGTGAGCCAGAGATTCTTGTTGACGGCGGCGCAACATCTCCTGCTGAGATAGGGCCGATGGTGGGAGTGGAGGCGTTGTTGGTCTGGCTGGTTTCGTTTCCTCCTGGCGTGGTTTTGCTGGGGGAGGAGATGCAATCGATTGGGTTAGCGATCGCGCTTTCAGGTTTTCCAGGTCTTGCTTCAGTTCAGTATTGACTTCTACCAGTTGCAGTACCGTATGTTTGGCTTCGCTCAATTCTGTTTCCAGTTGATGATGATGGGCTGTGGCCTGCTGGAGTTGAGTCTGCAGTTGCTGGGTTGATTCCGCCTGTTCTTTTAACTCGGCTTCCAGCTTGGCAATTTGCTGCTTCAGTTTTGTTTCCTGGGTTTTGGCTTGCTCTAGAGCTGCTTTCAGTTCAACTGTGGAATCAACCGCCATTGCCCCAGAGTCAGGCGTTGCCTCTAATTCTGGTGCTTCAGAGGCAGATGGAGCAACTGTTGGAGCTTGGGTTGCCTGAGCTTTCTGTCTGCTGACATTGCTGGCCGTTCCAGTCGAGCGACTGCCTTTTTTCCTGGTTTGGGCCTCGGCAGCAGGCGGTGTTCCGGCCTCTGCTGGTTTTTTGACTTCTTCCCGAAGTAAATCGGATAACCGCTTTTTAGGTGCCATTAGTTCCTCCAATCCCGCTGAATCTCATCGGCTGCACGACGGTAATCGGCTTCTGCTTCTCGGCCATTTTTGCCTCGCCATTGGGCGATCGTAACGCCTTCCAGAGCCGCCCGTTCATGAGCTTTGTAGGCACGAATAAAGGCGTTACAGGCTGGAATTCCCAGTTCCATTAAAGTATTTTGGGCCTCTAGGGCTTCTCCTAAACTGCGGGGATCGACTTTGGTTAGTAATACTCGATGCGCCACTCCCGCAGGCATGACGGTAGCCCGGACGGTTTCAATCAAGGCAGCCAGATCCATCGGTGCAGGGGGAGTGGGCAGTACCACATAGTCAGCCGCAGGAACCACAGCGGCCAGAGCTTTGGAACCCAACGCTGGGGGCGTATCTACGACAACCACATCATAATCCTTCTGGGTTCGCAAACGGCTTAAGAAATCAGGGTTAGTTTCCTGCTTCAGGTCAAAGTCAGTCTCGCGATCGCCCCGTTGCACCCACCAGCTTGCCGATCCTTGCGGATCCGCATCCACTAGCAGGACTCGATGTTTTTCAGCCAAGGTTGCTGCCAGATTGACTGCCGTAGTTGTTTTACCAACCCCTCCCTTACCGTTCAGCACCACCAGCACTTTGCTGAGTGGAAATGAGGATGCCGAATGCCCATTTGCAGCCTGATTAGAAGTTTTAGAAGTGGAAGTTTTTCGAGCCGCCACGATCGCCTATCTCACCGCTTATCTATCGGCTTGACTATAGCGCGTTCTGCAGAAATAACCGCTGGACTTGAACAAATATTTGTTTTTCTACTGGTCTCATGCCCTGCGCCCCGCGCCATTTCCTTAAAGTTGGTTGTAAGAATCTGGGGCGACTTCAAGCCCTTCAGCCCTGGGATCCGTCGGGGGTTCGAGCAAGTCTTCAAAGTGGTTAATCACTACGCCAATATGCTCTCCGGCCTGGTGCAGCGCCTGCTCAAACGCTGTTAAATCCTCTCCATACCCACAGCGTTGAGAGGCAGCGGCAATTCCCTCTTTCCCATTTGCCCTGGCACAGTCAATTAATTCTGCTCCGGTTAAAGGTGCGCTGGATGCCATAGCTTTACTCTCCCAAAATTGATTCACCTTGCCCCTATGGTATCAAGAGGAATTTTGAATTATGAATTTTGAATTACGTATCCTTACCCACTCACCCTCCCATCATCCCATCCACTCACTTCCTTCCTTCCTGACTAACATAGAGATAAAAATTTGGAGGACAAGCGATCGTGGCAACGAAGAAACAATTTACCAGTTTTGATGAAATGATTAACGAATCAGATTTACCTGTGCTGGTGGACTTTTATGCCACCTGGTGCGGACCTTGCCAGATGATGGCCAAAATCCTGGAACAGGTGAACGTTTTGCTGAAGGATCAGTTGCGAATTGTTAAGATTGATTCCGACAAATACCCGGAACTGGCTACTCAGTATGAAATTCATGCATTGCCGACATTGGTGTTGTTCAAACAGGGAAAACCTGTGGAACGGATTGAAGGCGTGTTGCGGGCAGAACAACTGATTCAACGCCTGCGATCGTTCCTCTAGTGGGCTGCAAACGTAAAGATAAATTACTGCTTTCTGTCAGAATCGCGTTAAAGCCAAGAGGAATCCCCTTTTGGCTTGTAAAGTTTTAAAAAGATTTTTTGGTAAATTCGGCTTATAGGAAGCCCGCTATTTAAGGCTAATTTCAGCCTTCTTAGAACAGAAATTTGAGTCGCATCCGGTCGAACTGAGTTGATGCTAAATTTCAGAAATTTGTTTGTTTGTTTTCTGAAAAGCTAGCTGAGAGCGGATTACGGCTACTTTATCCAGACAACTTTGGTTTTTGGAGGAACTCAGTTTAGGGTCTGGAGACGCTCTGGCTCAACCGTCTGAGGTGCATGAGGCAGGCTCTTTTGATAGGAGTGGCTTATCACTGCTACAAACACGATCGCCTAAAAAATGGCCGAAATCCAAATAACTTAAAGGTTTCACCGATCCAGATCGATGATGCAGACTTTAGAATAGGGCATTGAAAATGCGGGAGCGTGGGGATTTCAGCAATTTTGGTGAAACTTACCTGTGCCTGCATTGTGATCTTGTCAAAACCTGCAAGGGTTTACAGATGATTTGTTGTGAATCCGTTGTTCTGTAGTAAGAGGAGATCCCATGAACAAAGGCGAATTAGTTGATGCTGTTGCAGACAAGGCAAGCGTAACTAAGAAGCAAGCAGATGCTGTATTGTCGGCTGCTTTAGAAGCGATCGTGGAAGCGGTCAGTAGTGGAGACAAAGTGACACTGGTTGGCTTTGGTTCCTTTGAACCGAGGGAACGGAAAGCCCGCGAAGGACGTAATCCAAAAACTGGCGATAAGATGAATATCCCAGCGACAAAAGTTCCTGCATTTTCTGCTGGAAAACTGTTTAAAGAAAAGGTTGCGCCTCCCGAAGGTGCTGCTGGTAAGAAAAAGTAGTGGACGCTTGGGGTTGCAATGCCCCTCTATCAACTTGCACATGAATCGACCTGCACATGGGGGAAATTTAATTTGGGCCGCTCAACTGGCCAATTGTTCCCCCAGTGCCATTCTTGACTTCTCGGCCAGTATTAATCCTTTAGGGCCACCCACTTCTGCGATCGCGGCCATCCAGTCCAATCTCCAGTCCCTCACGGCTTACCCTGATCCCTCCTATCATCACCTGCGTTCAGCCCTCAGCCAGTTCCACCACATTCCACCCGATTGGATCCTGCCCGGAAATGGCTCTGCTGAACTGTTAACCTGGGCCTGCCGCGAGTTAGCCAGCCTGGAAACCACTTACTTGCTCACTCCCGCCTTTGGAGACTACCTGCGAGCACTGAAAGCCTTCGATGCCCAAATCACCCGCATTCCCTTAGACAATTTTGGATTGGCGATTTTAGATTTACGATTACGAATCCAAAATCCAAAATCTAAAATCCAAAATCCAAATGGTTTGCTGCTCAACAACCCCCATAACCCCACAGGCCAACTTTTCTCCAAAGATTCCATTCGGCCTTACCTGGAACAACTGGCACTGGTGGTAGTGGATGAGGCATTCATGGATTTTCTACCTCCCAATGACCAACAAAGCGTGATTGATTGGGTGCCAGACTATCCCAATCTGGTTGTTTTGCGCTCCCTCACCAAGTTCTACAGCCTGCCGGGGTTGAGATTGGGGTATGCGATCGCCCATCCCGATCGCTGGCAACGCTGGCAACAGTGGCGTGATCCCTGGGCTGTGAACTCCCTGGCCGCCGCAGTGGGAGAAGTGGTCTTACAGGATAGCGAGTTTCAGCAGCGCACCTGGAACTGGTTAGCCGCAGCCCGTTCCCAACTTTTGGCAGGACTCAACCAACTTCCTGGACTGCACCCCTTTCCTGGATCTGCCAATTTTTTGTTGGTGCGATCGGCCTATTCCGTCATTGAGTTGCAAGCTAAGTTACTCAAACAGCACCAAATTCTCATTCGTGACTGCCTCAGCTTTCCTGAATTAGGGGATTCCTACTTCCGAGTTGCCATTCGCAGTCAGGAGGAGAATGAACAGCTACTAGCAGGACTGCAGGCTGTTTTAGGGAATGATGGGTAAGTGGAGGAGCGGGGGAGTGGAGGGGTGAGTGGTGATGGGCTGAGTTAACATGAGTCGCTCCACTTGGCTGAAACACTCAAAACTTAAAACTCAAAACTTAAAACTCAAAACTTAAAACTCAAAACTTTTAACGCTTAACTTTTCCTGCTCTCCCATGTCTGTTGACTACGATCTGGTTGTAATTGGTAATAGTCCCGCTGGCATAGAAGCGGCGATCGCGGCGGCTCGTCTTAAAGCGCGGGTTGCTCTGGTGAGTCACTCGCTATCTCCGGCACACTTTTCGGAAGCGGCGTACCATTCACTATTGCAGGTTGGGCGCAGTCAAGAGCAGTGGCAGCGGCTCCAACATTCTCCCCTGTGGGCGATTCCTGAGTTCTCCTCTGGCCCGGTGCAGTGGGAGTCAGTCCAACGCTGGATAGAACTGGCTGCAGCCCATCTGGAAACACCCCATACCGGAGCGGTACTTGCTTCTCTGGGAATTGATGTGATTTCCGATCAAGGCGAGTTTTGTCGCAAGCCAACTCCTGGCTTGATGGTAGGAGGGCGATTTTTGTCGTCCCGTTCCTATTTGTTGGCCATGGCAGCCCAGCCGTTCATCCCCAACATTGAAGGGTTGCAAAGGATGGGCTACTTAACAGTAGAAACCTTGCCGCAACAACTACCTCACTTGCAGGAAGGTCAGCATCTGGCTGTGATCGGACAGGGAAGCGAGGCGATCGCTCTGGCTCAAGCCCTGAACCGTCTCAACTTCTCCGTTACGCTGTTGGTAGCAGCACCACGAATTGTGCCGGATGCAGATATAGAAGTGTCCCGCTGGTTACAGGCTCAGTTAGAAGTCGAAGGGGTTCGCATCCTGACAGATGTAGAAGTTACTCAGGTTCGCCCAATTCAAGGCAAGAAATGGCTTCAGGTGGGCAGTCAGGGAATGGAAGTGGATGAGTTAATTCTGGCCGTGGGGCAGGCTCCCAGAGCGGAGTCCTGGAATCTGGAGGCGGTCAGGGTGAAATGGGATGGGCGAGGCATCTGGCACAATGCCAAACTCCAGACTACCAATCCCAAAATCTACGTTT from Leptodesmis sichuanensis A121 includes:
- a CDS encoding aromatic ring-hydroxylating dioxygenase subunit alpha, which encodes MVDAEFNFFQQWYPLSPVEDLDPEQPTSVTLLNQRLVIWKPPAAPEYCVFLDYCPHRLAPLSEGRIDPQTGQLMCSYHGWQFDAQGTCRWIPQAASPDVVTKNEAGFCVKRLPTQQMNGLLWVWADANTPEMANSKPLPLSPQIDRSQGFVWSSMVRELAYDWQTLVENVADPAHVPFAHHGVQGDRDRAKPLLITIEHSTATRIEAETEGNFPAQITFEPPCRLEYAIQFGGGRQVGLVTYCIPVAPGKSRIVAQFPRNFATGFQRLIPRWWEHIKIRNAVLDGDMVLLHLQEHYLQDSSSNSTWKAAYKLPTSADRLVIEFRHWFDRYCQGRIPWPGSPAQATVPLSREALLDRYQQHTLICHSCRRALAIIHRLQWGLLGYFAIAVAIAAQLPDPLRLRLGLPLAISALLGLGLYTWLKLWLEPQFYFVDYVHARK
- a CDS encoding alpha/beta fold hydrolase, which gives rise to MLNKTVLIQSTPTADLEKLTWNWKGHAIRYTVQGAGRPLLLVHGFGAAIGHWRKNIPVLAAAGYQVYAIDLLGFGGSDKPALSYTVELWQEQLKDFWTEHIQEPTVLVGNSIGGLLCLMVLANHPEVAAGGVLLNCAGGLNHRPDELNLPLRLMMGTFTKVVSSNLVGPFLFNRIRQKSRLRRTLQQVYCDRTAITDELIELIYTPSCDPGAQRVFASVLTAPPGPTPAELLPKVQVPLLVIWGEADPWTPIAGATIYKQHAESAPLTFIPIPNTGHCPHDENPNAVNPAILEWLATL
- a CDS encoding photosystem II protein, Psb35-related, with protein sequence MTILIALFVIGWVAASVIGTMAYFRGEQTKPIHERNWRSESFEKLAESITGSKIDFNTRVPGFDNLDSYSSSLLPEA
- a CDS encoding histone deacetylase family protein, whose protein sequence is MALPLVYHPDYVVPLPPGHRFPMAKFQLLYDILLTDRVARPEQFHLPGRPPQEWIELVHTPDYVQAYSQGALDAKAQRRIGLPWSPALVNRTCVAVGGTILTAKLALQHGIACNTAGGTHHAFPSYGSGFCIFNDLAIAARLLQQLGLVRTVLIVDLDVHQGDGTAAIFQNDASVFTFSMHCQVNFPGTKQQSDLDVPLPEGMEDEEYLRTLADYLPDLLSQVRPDLVFYDAGVDPHHSDRLGKLALTDTGLFQRDRYVLSSCLSQGYPVACVIGGGYADDLFALAYRHSLLHRAASDVYHQGSAPFC
- a CDS encoding glycosyltransferase, yielding MNIFVLSELSSENNHVGWSVSHSLEETLASACQAQFIYPYWNGHTSTNLFPDAVDQQVSFLNRCRNRLLKSWYTVEVWPELGPGLNILLVVGIRPKFLLSMFALGPVLDQFDLRIGYLLDGFDPRYMNQPPLTKLDHLFVISNQLADEVRSRYSVNVSWLPLGINTLAWGNYSTHRSIDIMGYGRMNEAVHSQLQPHFNQADRDRIYFHSTFTCTGVANPKEHIALQIKLLKRSKINLCFEASNIPRFCGHSPLLYRWLEGWAAGSAIVGTKPRDPEVRALMDWPNSTLELPAKPEEWIPFLETLLDDEAKLAEISHRNYRECRLRHDWRYRLRHLFTMMHLPMPQALEQELAEIRQCLGLSEKVQDGPRVLEEIPQPVEVHEFQGLRSRY
- a CDS encoding ROK family protein; the protein is MAIQTLAVDIGGSGIKVMVLDEEGMPLGERDRLETPQPAYPEPVLLLIETLAKDKVFDRVSVGFPGVVRNGVTETAANLTPEWIGFDLGKALTQRLNKPTRVINDADMQGLGAIAGQGVELVITLGTGFGSALFVDGKLVPNLEMGHHPFRKGETYEQQLGRAALDASGKKKWNEHLQKAIATLENLFNYDTLYIGGGNTNRISFELPPRVKIVPNVSGLLGGIALWKEH
- a CDS encoding ParA family protein — encoded protein: MAARKTSTSKTSNQAANGHSASSFPLSKVLVVLNGKGGVGKTTTAVNLAATLAEKHRVLLVDADPQGSASWWVQRGDRETDFDLKQETNPDFLSRLRTQKDYDVVVVDTPPALGSKALAAVVPAADYVVLPTPPAPMDLAALIETVRATVMPAGVAHRVLLTKVDPRSLGEALEAQNTLMELGIPACNAFIRAYKAHERAALEGVTIAQWRGKNGREAEADYRRAADEIQRDWRN
- the trxA gene encoding thioredoxin, whose product is MATKKQFTSFDEMINESDLPVLVDFYATWCGPCQMMAKILEQVNVLLKDQLRIVKIDSDKYPELATQYEIHALPTLVLFKQGKPVERIEGVLRAEQLIQRLRSFL
- a CDS encoding HU family DNA-binding protein — encoded protein: MRCSVVRGDPMNKGELVDAVADKASVTKKQADAVLSAALEAIVEAVSSGDKVTLVGFGSFEPRERKAREGRNPKTGDKMNIPATKVPAFSAGKLFKEKVAPPEGAAGKKK
- the cobD gene encoding threonine-phosphate decarboxylase CobD produces the protein MNRPAHGGNLIWAAQLANCSPSAILDFSASINPLGPPTSAIAAIQSNLQSLTAYPDPSYHHLRSALSQFHHIPPDWILPGNGSAELLTWACRELASLETTYLLTPAFGDYLRALKAFDAQITRIPLDNFGLAILDLRLRIQNPKSKIQNPNGLLLNNPHNPTGQLFSKDSIRPYLEQLALVVVDEAFMDFLPPNDQQSVIDWVPDYPNLVVLRSLTKFYSLPGLRLGYAIAHPDRWQRWQQWRDPWAVNSLAAAVGEVVLQDSEFQQRTWNWLAAARSQLLAGLNQLPGLHPFPGSANFLLVRSAYSVIELQAKLLKQHQILIRDCLSFPELGDSYFRVAIRSQEENEQLLAGLQAVLGNDG
- a CDS encoding FAD-dependent oxidoreductase, encoding MSVDYDLVVIGNSPAGIEAAIAAARLKARVALVSHSLSPAHFSEAAYHSLLQVGRSQEQWQRLQHSPLWAIPEFSSGPVQWESVQRWIELAAAHLETPHTGAVLASLGIDVISDQGEFCRKPTPGLMVGGRFLSSRSYLLAMAAQPFIPNIEGLQRMGYLTVETLPQQLPHLQEGQHLAVIGQGSEAIALAQALNRLNFSVTLLVAAPRIVPDADIEVSRWLQAQLEVEGVRILTDVEVTQVRPIQGKKWLQVGSQGMEVDELILAVGQAPRAESWNLEAVRVKWDGRGIWHNAKLQTTNPKIYVCEGRLGDTCYSQVARYEATIALQNALFFPRLTASYRHIPLTVYTQPEAVWMGLTEAQAISQFGKQVQVLRRSFNTLPKAQLQDHLTGFCKLIVHRNGRLLGAHLLGDQASEWSSAIALVMQQNLTVPALSRLVLPSPTWSEVIQKVAMDWHTQQLEQKPWLQNLYDHFFDFRRSWSKE